The Niallia alba genome includes a window with the following:
- a CDS encoding DUF3219 family protein, translated as MVNKVVLNDFELTVSNYKEKKMKSNKTEKYLMLVSFEFEVSGGEEYHVVTKFLYENVFDVSIPNKQLNFRGKINQYSTSYTDFSDENSISEFFLELKEVE; from the coding sequence ATGGTAAATAAAGTTGTCTTAAATGATTTTGAATTAACTGTTTCCAATTATAAAGAGAAAAAGATGAAAAGTAATAAGACCGAGAAGTATTTAATGCTCGTTAGTTTTGAATTTGAAGTAAGTGGTGGGGAAGAATACCATGTAGTGACGAAGTTTTTATATGAAAATGTTTTTGATGTAAGTATCCCAAATAAGCAATTGAATTTTAGAGGGAAAATCAATCAGTATTCTACTTCTTATACCGATTTCTCAGATGAAAATAGTATAAGTGAATTCTTTTTAGAATTGAAAGAAGTGGAATGA
- a CDS encoding LLM class flavin-dependent oxidoreductase produces MKLSILDQAPVLSGKTAQEALLESMKLAQFGEKLGYTRYWIAEHHDFPGLASSAPEVVLGYIGANTEKIRIGAGAILLPHYKPYKVAETFNVLATLFPNRIDLGIGRAPGGSAEASIALSGNFLENVRNMPESIKDLLHFLYNNYPSDQMFSKITAHPLPIVPPVPWILGTSEKSAIQAANYGTAYAFGHFMSEKDGMEIVNTYRNAFRKSGGIQKPEAIVTVSVICAETTEQAEELALSWFLSKIKIDTGEKTKGIPTIEEARNYSFTSDEKDRIKEMRKKMIIGNPKEVKEQLVDLQSAYNADEMMIITITNSYESRKKSYQLIAKELW; encoded by the coding sequence ATGAAGTTAAGTATTTTAGACCAAGCTCCAGTTTTATCTGGAAAAACGGCGCAAGAGGCACTTCTGGAATCGATGAAACTTGCACAATTTGGAGAAAAACTCGGTTACACAAGATACTGGATTGCAGAGCATCATGATTTCCCAGGTCTTGCTAGCTCTGCTCCAGAAGTCGTACTAGGATACATAGGAGCTAATACAGAAAAGATAAGAATTGGAGCTGGAGCTATATTATTACCACATTATAAGCCTTATAAAGTGGCCGAAACGTTTAATGTGCTGGCAACCTTATTTCCAAATCGAATTGATCTAGGAATAGGTCGAGCACCAGGCGGATCTGCTGAAGCTTCGATTGCTCTTTCTGGGAATTTTTTAGAAAATGTCCGGAATATGCCGGAATCCATTAAAGACCTTCTACATTTTTTATATAATAATTATCCATCTGATCAGATGTTTTCCAAAATAACTGCACATCCTCTTCCCATTGTTCCCCCTGTCCCTTGGATTCTAGGGACGAGCGAAAAAAGTGCTATCCAAGCTGCAAATTATGGGACAGCCTACGCATTTGGACACTTTATGAGCGAAAAAGATGGAATGGAGATTGTAAATACATATAGAAATGCATTTCGAAAAAGCGGAGGTATTCAAAAGCCCGAAGCTATCGTAACTGTATCAGTTATTTGTGCAGAAACAACCGAACAAGCAGAGGAACTTGCTTTAAGTTGGTTTCTATCGAAAATTAAAATAGATACAGGCGAAAAAACTAAAGGAATTCCAACAATAGAAGAAGCAAGAAACTATTCTTTTACTAGCGATGAAAAAGATAGAATAAAAGAAATGCGAAAAAAGATGATTATAGGGAATCCAAAAGAGGTTAAAGAGCAATTGGTTGATTTACAATCAGCGTATAATGCAGATGAAATGATGATTATTACTATTACTAATAGTTATGAAAGCCGAAAAAAATCCTATCAGCTTATTGCAAAAGAGCTATGGTAA
- a CDS encoding aminotransferase-like domain-containing protein yields MAEIEWKPQKNSTVSLHQQITAYMKTKIQHGEWTIGMKLPSQRNLAKQFQVNRSTIVAVLEELAADGLMEAKVGSGTKIINNTWGLLAATPPPDWISYVKSGIHQPNISIIQEINKAEANPHMIRLGTGELSPELLPKGRMEETFQFNEKQSLSLGYTEPKGSFALRQTVSAYLSKKGIIASSESILIVSGGLQALQLLSIGLLKRGSTIFHETPSYLNSIHVFQSAGMHLLGLPLDEEGVTFDTIGRLKKQHKAGLLYTIPNFHNPTGIVMSERRRKDLIAVSQMEKIPIIEDDVYGDLWLDIPPPKPLKAHDFQGNVLYIGSMSKSLSPGLRIGWIVGPEAVIGHLADIKMQTDYGSSTLSQFAVEKWLSKGWYEEFLINIRDELRHRRDFTNELLKKYFSDIATWTLPKGGFYIWLKLKLSISSQRLFSLALKDGILINPGIVYDKTDDQHLRLSYSYASFDELERGLIALAQIIKREARRRFY; encoded by the coding sequence TCGGTATGAAACTTCCTTCTCAACGCAACTTAGCCAAACAATTTCAAGTGAATCGAAGCACCATTGTAGCAGTACTTGAAGAATTGGCTGCAGATGGCTTAATGGAAGCGAAAGTGGGAAGTGGTACAAAGATAATAAATAATACATGGGGTCTACTTGCAGCCACACCTCCTCCTGATTGGATCAGTTATGTTAAATCAGGAATTCACCAACCGAATATTTCCATCATCCAAGAAATTAATAAAGCGGAAGCAAATCCCCATATGATTAGGCTAGGTACGGGGGAACTTTCCCCAGAACTGCTACCTAAAGGACGGATGGAAGAAACTTTTCAATTTAATGAGAAGCAAAGCTTATCTCTTGGCTACACGGAACCAAAGGGAAGCTTTGCTTTGCGCCAAACAGTCAGTGCCTATTTAAGCAAGAAAGGAATCATTGCTTCATCTGAATCCATTTTAATTGTTTCTGGCGGACTGCAGGCACTGCAATTGCTATCTATTGGGCTATTAAAAAGAGGCTCTACAATCTTTCATGAAACACCATCTTATTTAAATTCCATCCATGTATTCCAATCGGCTGGGATGCATTTACTTGGCCTACCACTTGATGAAGAAGGGGTAACATTTGATACTATCGGACGACTAAAGAAGCAACATAAAGCGGGGTTACTTTATACGATACCTAATTTTCATAATCCAACAGGTATTGTAATGTCTGAAAGAAGACGGAAAGATTTAATAGCAGTTAGCCAAATGGAAAAAATCCCTATCATTGAGGATGATGTATACGGAGATTTATGGTTAGACATCCCACCACCTAAGCCTCTAAAAGCTCATGATTTCCAAGGAAATGTTCTCTATATTGGGAGCATGTCCAAATCATTAAGCCCAGGACTTCGAATCGGATGGATAGTAGGTCCGGAGGCAGTGATTGGTCATTTGGCTGATATTAAAATGCAAACAGATTATGGTTCCAGTACCTTATCTCAATTTGCTGTAGAAAAATGGCTGAGCAAAGGTTGGTATGAGGAATTTTTAATTAATATAAGAGACGAGCTTAGACATAGAAGAGATTTTACAAATGAACTATTAAAGAAATATTTTTCTGATATCGCCACATGGACATTGCCGAAAGGTGGGTTTTATATATGGCTAAAATTAAAGCTAAGCATCTCTTCACAAAGGCTATTTTCTCTAGCCCTTAAAGACGGAATTCTTATCAATCCAGGAATCGTATACGATAAAACAGATGACCAGCATCTACGATTATCCTATTCCTACGCCTCATTCGATGAGTTGGAGAGAGGATTGATAGCCTTAGCACAAATTATCAAAAGGGAAGCACGGAGACGGTTCTACTGA
- a CDS encoding FusB/FusC family EF-G-binding protein: MEQLTACLLPFPKITEQQLKKLFPKQKKLRLPDLSTIDHNKLTFLSWNDLKSNKKVIIYDLEGTLVGTEGKMTPTSKKNICSFCNCFGEVAYFSTVTKEKRPKNADYYKAIGNLICTDSNECNKNITNTEYLREFLKTAEGRFY, encoded by the coding sequence ATCGAACAGTTAACTGCTTGTTTACTACCATTTCCCAAAATTACAGAGCAGCAGCTCAAAAAATTATTTCCCAAGCAAAAAAAATTAAGGTTACCTGATTTATCAACGATAGATCACAATAAATTAACTTTTTTAAGTTGGAATGATTTGAAATCTAATAAAAAAGTTATTATTTATGATCTAGAAGGAACATTAGTTGGGACGGAAGGAAAAATGACACCGACGAGTAAAAAAAATATTTGTTCCTTCTGTAACTGCTTTGGAGAAGTAGCCTATTTTTCAACTGTGACAAAAGAAAAAAGGCCCAAAAATGCAGATTATTACAAAGCCATTGGCAATCTAATTTGCACAGATAGCAATGAATGCAATAAGAACATAACCAATACCGAATATTTGCGAGAATTTTTGAAGACTGCGGAGGGACGGTTCTACTAA
- a CDS encoding CD3324 family protein, whose product MKYTNANNVLPEKLIAEIQKYVQGETLYIPKQENAYKKWGTSSGGRKMLDRRNHAIKAAFAKGSTIYALAKEHHLSTETIKKIVYSNKNEG is encoded by the coding sequence TTGAAATATACGAATGCAAACAATGTTTTACCTGAAAAACTTATTGCCGAAATTCAAAAATATGTTCAAGGTGAGACTTTATATATACCTAAGCAAGAAAACGCCTATAAGAAGTGGGGAACATCTAGTGGCGGCAGAAAAATGCTGGATCGCAGGAATCATGCAATAAAAGCAGCCTTTGCAAAGGGAAGCACGATTTATGCTTTGGCGAAGGAGCATCATCTTTCAACAGAAACGATTAAGAAAATCGTGTATTCAAATAAGAATGAGGGATAG
- a CDS encoding LLM class flavin-dependent oxidoreductase, producing the protein MKLSVLDQSVISKNLHAANALQNTIYLAKRTEELGYTRFWVAEHHNSNGIAGTSPAVLISSIASQTNRIRVGSGGVLLPQYSPFKIAEDFKVLEALYPNRIDLGIGRSPGGSTPTRLALTDGMRKSLNEFPRQVTELQNYLANTPLGLEVRAYPSIETQPEIWMLGVSQRGARLAAEKGTAFTYGHFINPISGSIAMKHYRENFQPSGTFANPKANICVFVVCAPTQEEAEEMAMSQDLWLLAVEKGEDTFILSKEEAKRADLSEEDREIVRKNRKRAIIGTPEKVKEELVRLSENYQTDEFMIITNIYDFEEKLQSYTLLAQAVL; encoded by the coding sequence ATGAAGTTGAGTGTACTTGATCAGTCTGTTATTAGTAAAAATTTGCATGCAGCGAATGCTCTTCAAAATACGATTTATTTGGCAAAAAGAACAGAGGAATTAGGATACACTCGGTTTTGGGTTGCTGAGCATCACAATTCAAATGGAATCGCGGGGACTTCTCCAGCGGTACTTATATCGAGTATTGCCTCTCAAACAAACAGGATACGTGTCGGTTCTGGTGGTGTTTTGCTTCCCCAGTACAGTCCATTTAAAATAGCGGAAGATTTTAAGGTGTTAGAAGCGTTATATCCTAACCGAATCGATTTAGGCATTGGGCGTTCACCAGGCGGATCTACTCCCACTCGATTAGCCCTTACAGATGGGATGAGGAAAAGCTTGAATGAGTTCCCACGACAAGTAACGGAACTTCAAAATTATTTAGCAAATACCCCGCTTGGTCTTGAAGTTCGAGCATATCCCTCCATTGAAACACAACCGGAAATATGGATGTTAGGTGTCTCACAGCGAGGAGCCAGATTAGCCGCGGAAAAAGGAACTGCTTTTACATATGGACATTTTATCAATCCAATTAGCGGAAGCATTGCGATGAAGCATTATCGGGAGAACTTCCAGCCATCTGGCACTTTTGCTAATCCAAAAGCAAATATATGTGTTTTTGTTGTATGTGCACCTACACAAGAAGAAGCAGAAGAAATGGCAATGAGCCAAGATCTTTGGCTGTTAGCAGTGGAAAAAGGAGAAGATACCTTTATTCTCTCGAAAGAAGAGGCAAAAAGGGCAGACCTTTCAGAAGAAGACAGAGAAATCGTAAGGAAAAACCGAAAACGAGCAATAATTGGAACGCCAGAAAAAGTAAAAGAAGAGCTTGTCCGATTAAGTGAAAACTATCAAACGGATGAATTTATGATTATAACAAATATTTATGATTTTGAAGAAAAACTGCAATCTTATACATTACTAGCACAAGCAGTTCTTTGA